TCCGCCAGGTATTCGCGACCGGCGTCGGTCGCCTCATAGGACTTGCGTTGACTGTCGCCCGTGTTTTCCTGCACACGGATGTAGCCCATTTCTTCGAGCAGGGTGAGCGTGGGGTAGACCACGCCGGCACTCGGGCTGTACGTGCCGTTGACACTCTCTTCGATGGCCTTGATGAGTTCGTAGCCGTGACGCGGCTGCTGTGCGATCAGGTGCAGCAACACCAGTCGCAGGCCGCCGTGGCTGAACAGACGACCACCGCCGCGTCCTCCACGGCCGCCGCGCTCCCCGCGCTCGCTGCGACCTTCGCGGCCATCGTCGCCTCGACGGCTCCAGCGCTCGCCGTGGCCGCCGCGACGTTCGTCGCCGAAATCCATTCTGTCCAGGCCCTGCGGGCCTCGGCCCATGAAATCGCCACGTGATCCACGCATGATGCGACATCCTTATCGATGTAGTTAAGACGTGTTTACGATATATCTAAATTGCATCGAAAGCAAAATTATTTTTGGAAATCAGCCGGGGAGTGGGCAACAAAGCCCGTGGGACGGGGCATTGGCGGGTGAAGCGGAGTGGGCAGGAAGGCGGCTGGATCGGGGAAGTCATATCGAAATCGATATGTTGCTGGCGCGGGAGAGGGCGACGGGCGATCACCGGCGTGCCGTCGGAGAGGGACGGATGGCACGTTCGGGTTCACCCCGGGACGAATCGTGAAATTCGTCCCGACGGTTCGAAGGGCGACGACGGGCAATGGGTGACGCTCGCCGCCCGGCGGAGCTACTGCGCCGGGTGATTCGGCAACTGGCCGAGAAACTGACGCGTCTTGTCGTGCTGCGGATTGTCGAAGAACTGCGAGGGCGGCGCCTGTTCGACGATGCGTCCACGCTGCACGGGCTCGAGCCGGTTGATGCAGCGAATGAGCGTCGATTTGCCTGAACCGGACGGCCCGCAAATGACGATCCGCTCCCCGGCCGCAACCGTTAGATCGATATCCGTGAGCACCTGGAACTCGCCGAACCACTTGCTCACGGCGTTCATCTCGATGATCGGTGCACCGCACCCGGCGGATGCCCGCATGACGGCGTCGCTCATTGCAGCTTCGGCAAGTCGGTGTCGAGCCACTTGCGGTACAGCTTGTTCAACTCGCCGTTGGCCGTGTTGCGGGTGACGAAATCGTTGACCGCCGCGAGCAACTCGGTCTGATTGGGACGAAGCGCGATGCCCATGGACTGTTGCAGCAGGTTGAACTTCGGTTCGAACTGTCCCGGTGCCCGCTGGCGGATCGCATTGGCGACGGTGACGGAGCAGCCGATCGCATCGACCTGTCCCGAGAGCAGCGCCTGCATGGCGGAGGCGTCGTCGTCGAAGCGTCGGATTTCGGTGCCTGCCGTCGCTCGAGCCGCGCGGCGAATCGCGACAGCGGCCAGCACATCACGAAGTACAGCGCGGCCACTACGGAAAATACGATCATCGGATGGAACGTCGCATTATTGACGATCTGCCCGGCGCGGGTGATTCCGTAAAGCCGATGATCGCGGCGAGCGATGTGCCTTTGACGATCTGCACCAGATAGCCCACCGTGGGCGCGATGGCGATGGCGATGCGCCGCGCCTGCAGCAGCACGATGTCGCGCATGCGCTGGGACCACGTGAGCGAGAGCACCTGCGCCGCTTCGGTTTGACCGGGCGGTACCGCTTCGATAAAAAGAAGAAGAGCTGAACGAGGAATGGCGTGTTGCGGATGCGTTCGATGTAGGTCTCGACAAGCCATCGCACCGGCGCTGGCCCCGACGTTTTGCCCCAGGCACACGCAATCGCGAGCAGCAGGCCGAGCGCCATCGCATTCAGCGAGAGTTCAATCGTGATCCAGGCGTCTCTGAGCAGTAATGGCCACGCCGCGAATACGTCGCCAAACGCAAACGTGTATTGCAAGGAGTCCCCCTTGCAGCTTGCCGACGGATGTCCCGAGCGATGTTAACGGGCGCCGCATGGGGCGTCCACTCCGCACAAACCCCAGCGAAAACCCCAGGTTTTTGCCGAGGAAGATTCGCGCGGACGAGTGGCTTCACGATGTCCGGACGAAAAAAAACGGCGCCGAAGAATCGGCACCGTTTTCAGGCATGGC
The Pandoraea pulmonicola DNA segment above includes these coding regions:
- a CDS encoding PadR family transcriptional regulator → MRGSRGDFMGRGPQGLDRMDFGDERRGGHGERWSRRGDDGREGRSERGERGGRGGRGGGRLFSHGGLRLVLLHLIAQQPRHGYELIKAIEESVNGTYSPSAGVVYPTLTLLEEMGYIRVQENTGDSQRKSYEATDAGREYLAENDDNVTELLARLAMRRERSEDMPPQVMRALHNFKYAVHLRLGGEPLTTEQANAFAAILDAAAQQLERI
- a CDS encoding ATP-binding cassette domain-containing protein, yielding MRASAGCGAPIIEMNAVSKWFGEFQVLTDIDLTVAAGERIVICGPSGSGKSTLIRCINRLEPVQRGRIVEQAPPSQFFDNPQHDKTRQFLGQLPNHPAQ